The nucleotide sequence TGAAGAGGGAATCTAGAAAAATGTATTTCATTACATCTATATATAAAACTAGTAATGTAAATGAGAAGTGTTCAGAGGTAATAGATTTATTGATTTCAAATGGGGCAAGTATGATTATAAATGATGATAGAAGTGCAACGATTTTATATAAATCTCAAAAGGATCTTATTAAGATAAATTAGTAATTTGGGGGAATATACATGGTTTATTTACAGGTATATGTGCCGGATAAAAATAGGTTTTTTGATTATAGAGTATCGAGAAAAATAAATATTTGTAATTTAAAAAGCTTAATTGTTGAATCAATATATAATATAAAATGTGATGATGAGTTTATAAGGAATAATTACTCGTTAATAGATTTTAATTGTAGAAGAAGATTGAAAGATGATATAAATTTGTGTAATTATTCTATTTATAATGGATATAAATTTTTGTTAATATAGAACCAATAAGAGCATGCTTGAATGTAAGCATGCTCTTTAATTTTTAAACATATATAGTAAGTGAATATTTTTATTTTATTTTTGGAGGTAGAATGATTAATAAAATAAAAAATCTTATCATGATAAGTTTTATTGCTATACTAATGAGTAATTTTAATGTGATTTCGGGTGCTAAAAATAATATAGGAACAGAGATTTTAAACAGTTATAATACTGGGGAGTTAATTTATTTAATAAATGAGGATGGGGAATTAGTTAGATTAAATAGAAATATGAAAGATATAGTTCCTGAAAATATGCCTAAACTTCTATCTATTAATGTTTATGAGGATGATTTTTTTGCACTTACTAGGGAACATGAACTTATTTCTTCTGAGAATTTTAAAACATCAAAAAATATAAGTAAGATTGATAAAAAATTTTTATTAACATTAGATGGGAAAGTATCTTCATTTGATATAAAAAATTCTAGAGTATTTGGGGATTTTAAAAATGTTAAAGATATAAAAGCTCTAAGTGATAATGCAGTTGTGATATATGATGTTCAAGGTAATATAAGTATTGTTAATATTGGAAATTCCAAAATAATGAGCATAAAAAATTTATCAGATATAGAAGATGTAAATATTTTTAATGAAAATTTGATATTGGTTATAAAAAAAGATGGAACTATGATGGGATTTGGTGATGATTATAATAAGGTTTCCAAAATTATAGAATCAATAAAGAACGCAAAAAAATTTATACACCAAATGGATAATTTATATGTTGTAACTTATGACAATAAAGCAATACCAATAATTGAAAATGGTTTTAAAGCACCTGAAGAGTATTTGAGAGATATATCTGATATTACTATTAGTAATTTTTCAAATAGTGAAGGCGAATTTTACAAATCTTATTTTGTGACTACTGAAGGAAAAGTTTCTTATTATATACAAAGTGATAATGAGATAAGTAGTTTTAATAAACAGAAAATTGATTATATTAATGGGTTTGATAATGTAGAAAAAGTTTATGAATCAGGGTATTTGACTATAGTACTTCATAGAGATGGTTCTATAACGATACCTTTTAATATTCATCATGAATTGAATGGAATTACAGGTGTAACTAATATTGAACTTAAAAATCAAAGTTATGTTGTTTATTTAGATAATGGACATGCTATAACATCGCTTGATAATATTATACTAAATGATAGAGGTTCATTTGATAAACGTGAAGAGATTTCAGATTTATATGAATATTTTAATGTTATTTCGTTAAATACTGTAAATAGGGAAATTAATAAAGAAGATTTTGAAAATATGAGAGAGTCTATTTTAAATGACAAGGAATCATTTAAAAATGTTATAAGAAGTTTGTGCTTAGATAGAAAATTCATCTTGATAGATATTGGGTATGATGAAATAATAGAGAGATTATATTATTCTGTTTTGAATGTCAAACCAAGTTCTGATGAATATAATCATATTTTATATGAAATAATTGAAAAATCAGAGAAAGATAACATGGGCAAGGAACAAATTATAATTCAGATTGTGAATTATATGTTTGAAAATCCATTATTTGAGGATATATTTAAGAAACTTACTCAAACATAGTTTTACGTAGTTGAATATATTTTTACCCTTATGTATATTAACTAATATGTAAGAAATTTATGGTAATGTGTGGAGGAGTGTTTGACATGAATAAAATAATTACTATAGGTCGTGAATTTGGAAGCGGCGGAAGAGAGTTTGGTAAAAGACTTGCGGAGTATTTAGGCATTGCATATTATGATAAGGAGATAATAACAGAAATATCAAAAAAGACACAGCTTGCAGAAGAATATATTCAGGCTATTGAAGATAAACCAATTTCCACATTTCCTATTACCATAGGAAATAGTTTTTATGCAATTTTTAATCCTATTTCAGAAAATGTAGAAGTAAGTGTTTATGCAGAACAAAATAATATTTTAGTTGATATGGCAAAAAGATCTAGTTGTGTTATTATAGGAAGATGTGCAGATTATATACTTGAAGAATTTAATCCATTTAGAATATTTATTTATTCAGATATGAAAACAAAGATTAGTAGATGTATTGAGAGAGTTCCTGAAGGTGAAAATTTAAGTGAAAAGCAATTGAAAAATCAAATTATAAGTATAGATAAAAATAGAGCTAAGTATTATCAATTTATAACTGGAAATAAATGGGGAGATAGATTGAACTATGATTTATGTGTAAACACTAGTTCTTTATCCATAAAATATGCGGCAGAGTATATTGGGAAAATGATTGAAAGTAAAATGTAAATAAAAGGCTAGTGTAATTTTGCACTAGTCTTTTATTTTATTTCGATATCATAAGTTTTTATAACATTATTCACTTCAATTGTTATTGTTCCCTTAGATGGAATGTTTATAGGATGAAATATATAATTTGAATCAAAGTAACCTACATTGCTTGAAAGTTTTAGATTTGGTAACATATATACGTCGATTGGATTGAAATTTTTGTCGTAGCACACAAAATTTAATTTTTTTGATTCGTTTGAATTTATTTTTGGGGAATCATGAAAATAGAAGTTTTCTATGTCAAAAGTATAGGGCATTTTGTTTGTAATCATAATTGAATTTGATATTAAACGGTTTTCTCTTGGGAGATTTGTATATTTTAATGAATGTATCCCAGGTTCTCTAATCATCATTGATGTTGAGCCACCACCATCTAAGTTTATAGCTTTGTATGCTCCTCTTGATTTTAAAAAATGGGCAAGTTCTACTAACGACATTCCTTTAAAATCATTTTTTTTGTCAACTGTTAAGGCTAAAAGAGTATTTCTATTTGTGAGTGCTAAAGCTGTCCTGTGGTTTTTTGAAGTAGTCGATTCTTGTGACCACGTTCTTGAAAAATAATTTTGAGGTAATATTTGGTTATCGTAGAGTATAAATTCGTGACCTGTTAGAAGATGTTTAATTTTTGGTGTTGAATAGTTACTTGATTTTCGTATTTCGAAATTTATTTCTACATCCATATCGATAAAGGCATTATTAAATAGTGCCTTTTTTTTGTCGTATGAAATTACTATAATTTCATCATTTTTAATTTTATAGATGTTTGGAGGATCGTTTATTATTTCTTTGATTTTTCCTGATATTAAATTTTTATTGTAAAAGGAAGTGTTTTTATTGTTTGGTATTATGGATATAATAAGTGCATCTTCCTTATTGTTTGGTAGAAATATTGTCGATGCTTCATTATCTTTGCAGTTGAATATGTTTACAGTATCTTCTAAATAGTCACTTCTGTTAATTGAATCTATGTTTATTTGTGTTTTATAGGAGTTTGAATCTATTAAATTTATGTATCCTGTGAAATGATAGTTGTCTATATCAATACGATTATTTTCAAATATTGTAAAGCATGGTCTCATTATTTCTTCATCTTTTGTTAATGAGGTTGAAAAAATTTCACCATTTATTAAATTGCTACATACGGGAATACCACTTGACATATTAAAGAAATCACCATTGATTGCACCGATTATATTATTTCCATTTTTTTGTTCTTGATTAACTTGATCATTTAATGTGGATTTTCCATTTGTTATGTTTTGAGATTTATGACACATGAGTGAGTATGTTTGGTTTATTAGGTTTAAATCCATTTCAATATAATTAATATTTTGGTGATTAAATTGTTTTCCCATAAAGTTATAGATTATTTCATTTTTATGAGTTACTCCAATTGCTAAAGGAGTAGATGATATAATTTGTGCATGTTCATTAAATGATTTTGAGAAACATAGATGATTTTTAAATAAGGTAAAAATTACAAATACAAATAAGATTTTAACAAAACTTCTTATATCTCATCACCTCAAATTATTTACTTAATAATAGCTTAGTATTTCTTAATTATTTAAAAAAATACTTGATATTTTAAAGGGGGAATTATTTATGAGGATTATGATTGTAGATGATGAAAGAAAATTGGTTAATATACTCAAGACTTATTTTGAAAAAGAGGGATTTGATGTAATTTATTCATTTAACGGTGAGGATGCTATAGATAAATTTTATTCAAATAAAATAGATTTGGTTATTTTGGATTGGATGATTCCTGGGTTAAGTGGAAATGAAGTATGTAGGTACATAGATGAATATATTAAGAAACCTTTTGATATTAGATTTTTAATTATGAGAGTAAATAAATTGCTAAATTTTGATAAGGATATTAGCTTTAAAGATATTAGGATTAATATAAGAGATAAAGTGGTGTATAAAAATGATAAAAATTTAAATTTAACTAAGTTGGAGTTTGATCTATTAAGTTATTTTATAAGAAATAAGGGAGTTATATTATCAAGGGATAGGATAATTAATTAAGTTTGGGGATATGACTATGAGGGAGATTATAGGACAGTAGATACACATATTAGAAGACTTAGAAGCAAAATAGGGGAAAATAGCATAAAAACACATAGGGGAATGGGATATACTTTGGAGGTTGATGTAGATTAAGATTAAGAATAGAGTTTTTATAGGCAATTTATTTTTTATGGACAAGTTTTATATATTGGAAAAAAGAAAATTATTAGATGAGGTTTATAAGATTATATCTTCAAAAGATATAAATACCGTTTTAGGTACAATTAGTGATATAGAGAAAGAAACATCTACAGTTATTGTTTATACGGAGAATATAGAGGATATTGATATTTTAAATGAGTATATTTTTACATCATTTTTTAAAAAAGATATAAAACTAAATAAATTTTGGATTACAGAGGATGCAATAAATAAATTAAATATAACGAGTGTAAATAATATATACAATCAAGAAATTGTTAAGTATAAATTTTATACTAAAATGTTTAAAAAAGATGATTACATATTTGTTGTTGGAACAACTTTATCAGATGTAAATGAAATAATTGAGATAATAAATAAATTTATAGTATTAATAAGTTTATTTTCTATCTTTATTAATTGGATACTTGTGAATGTAAATATAGGTATAATTACAAAACATATTAAAAATATAAAATATCTGTTAAGGGATATTGAGTCCTTAAATTTTAGGACGGAAGGTATAAAAATGTGTGACGAGATGGGGGATTTATCTAGAAGTATAAATCAAATGAGTGATAGTTTAAGGAAAGCTCATGGGGAAATAAATTCTCAAAATCTTAAATTAAAGGAATTGCTGTGTAATGTTGCTCATGAGATAAAGACCCCCTTGTCTATTATAAAAGTATATGCCCAAGGAATATGGATTTGATGATGGAACTTATTCAGATATTATACACGGTGAAATTGATAAAGTTGATGGATTGATTGAGAATTTAATATTTTGATTAATACGGATCACTTAAATATTGTTTTAGAGAATTTATTAACTAATGCTATAAAGTATACCGCTAATAAAAAAATAAGTATTGATTTATTAATATTAGATAGATATGTAATTTAACATTCGCGTAACATTACCTCGATATTATTATTTTTGAGGTGAAGTTAATTGAAAAGATTATGTTTAATATTAATTATTATTTTTGGTATGATGTCATGTAATAATCTAAATATAAATAAGGAGATTTCTGGTAATGAAGAAATTTTAAGCATGCAGAAAGATCATTTTAAATCGGATTTTGATATTGAAGTAAATCCAGAAACTTTTGCTTTAATGGTTAATGTAAACGGGGTTAGTGAGTATGTATCAAATCAACTAACTTCAAGAAAAGTTTCAAACTTTAAGGAAGAAAATGGTAAGATATTATGGAGTTATGAAGAAGAAGGAATTAATATTTTAGTTGAAAATAAGGAAGAGTATATAAATGTATCAATTGAAGGTTAAGACAATAATTTTATTTGGCCAAGTATTTCGGGTGATGAGTATATTTTGACTATTGGACAAGGTAAAAAGATACCGTCAGATGATGAAACATGGAAGAAATATTTTAATCAAATTGAATCTATAAATATACTTAGTAATGTTTTATTATTAAAAAACTTTTATAATCCTGATATATTTACAGATAAAATTAGTTTTTAAAGTGATTTAGAAAAAGGAATAGAAAATCTTAATGGAATCGAACTTGTAGAGTTTAATAAAAAAGTTTTAAAGTCAAAACTTAAAGATATGGTTGATCCTGTAGAAGATTGGGCAGATTCGGTTACAGTAGATATTATAGAGGATATGAAAAATTCAGGAATATCAAATCTTTTAATAAATTTTGATGACTGGAGAACCGGTTTTGCTAAATCAGAATTTGTAGAAAATGCTAATGAATATGGATACTTAATTGGAACATATGATTCATATCACTCAATACATAAAAGCGGTGAAGAGCAATGGTTAACTGCTACATTTGAAGATACAACATTATTTGATGAAGCAACTGTTACAAACAAAAAAGGCGAGAAAATAGAAGGGTTTAATGGAGTAGGCAGAAAATTAAATCCAAAACTTGCAATGCCTAGTGTGAGAAGTAGAGTTGAGGAAATTTTGGATACAGGTATAGAATTTAATACGTGGTTCTTAGATACAGATGGCACTGGAGAAGTGTTTGATGATTACTCTGAAAATCATATAACGACTGAGGAAGAAGATATAAATGCAAGAATTGAGAGAGTTAAGTATTTGAATAATGAAAAGGATATGATTGTTGGAACTGAGGGTGGAAATGATTTTATAAATAAATATGTTGCATATGCTCATGGGATA is from Candidatus Arthromitus sp. SFB-rat-Yit and encodes:
- a CDS encoding HAMP domain-containing histidine kinase, which translates into the protein MDKFYILEKRKLLDEVYKIISSKDINTVLGTISDIEKETSTVIVYTENIEDIDILNEYIFTSFFKKDIKLNKFWITEDAINKLNITSVNNIYNQEIVKYKFYTKMFKKDDYIFVVGTTLSDVNEIIEIINKFIVLISLFSIFINWILVNVNIGIITKHIKNIKYLLRDIESLNFRTEGIKMCDEMGDLSRSINQMSDSLRKAHGEINSQNLKLKELLCNVAHEIKTPLSIIKVYAQGIWI
- a CDS encoding response regulator transcription factor; this encodes MRIMIVDDERKLVNILKTYFEKEGFDVIYSFNGEDAIDKFYSNKIDLVILDWMIPGLSGNEVCRYIDEYIKKPFDIRFLIMRVNKLLNFDKDISFKDIRINIRDKVVYKNDKNLNLTKLEFDLLSYFIRNKGVILSRDRIIN
- a CDS encoding AAA family ATPase — protein: MNKIITIGREFGSGGREFGKRLAEYLGIAYYDKEIITEISKKTQLAEEYIQAIEDKPISTFPITIGNSFYAIFNPISENVEVSVYAEQNNILVDMAKRSSCVIIGRCADYILEEFNPFRIFIYSDMKTKISRCIERVPEGENLSEKQLKNQIISIDKNRAKYYQFITGNKWGDRLNYDLCVNTSSLSIKYAAEYIGKMIESKM
- a CDS encoding phosphodiester glycosidase family protein — translated: MGKQFNHQNINYIEMDLNLINQTYSLMCHKSQNITNGKSTLNDQVNQEQKNGNNIIGAINGDFFNMSSGIPVCSNLINGEIFSTSLTKDEEIMRPCFTIFENNRIDIDNYHFTGYINLIDSNSYKTQINIDSINRSDYLEDTVNIFNCKDNEASTIFLPNNKEDALIISIIPNNKNTSFYNKNLISGKIKEIINDPPNIYKIKNDEIIVISYDKKKALFNNAFIDMDVEINFEIRKSSNYSTPKIKHLLTGHEFILYDNQILPQNYFSRTWSQESTTSKNHRTALALTNRNTLLALTVDKKNDFKGMSLVELAHFLKSRGAYKAINLDGGGSTSMMIREPGIHSLKYTNLPRENRLISNSIMITNKMPYTFDIENFYFHDSPKINSNESKKLNFVCYDKNFNPIDVYMLPNLKLSSNVGYFDSNYIFHPINIPSKGTITIEVNNVIKTYDIEIK
- a CDS encoding glycoside hydrolase produces the protein MVDPVEDWADSVTVDIIEDMKNSGISNLLINFDDWRTGFAKSEFVENANEYGYLIGTYDSYHSIHKSGEEQWLTATFEDTTLFDEATVTNKKGEKIEGFNGVGRKLNPKLAMPSVRSRVEEILDTGIEFNTWFLDTDGTGEVFDDYSENHITTEEEDINARIERVKYLNNEKDMIVGTEGGNDFINKYVAYAHGIDMGPFKWMDKDLKDKNSEYYLG